The sequence AAAAGCTTATATTCCCGGTGAACGATATAGGGAAATGTTTTCGACATGGCATCATTGCAGCTATTAGCTATCAAACCCAAAACATGGAGGGATCTAGTGAATGACGAGCCAttcaagagggaagatatAATCACTATACAGGATCCTCAGAATTTGGCTGCTAGGGATCTGAGGGAGTATGATTATgtcaagaaggataagaaggttTCTGGTAAGCTGGCTTCACTCTCGATCACATCCTCATTAGAAGACGTGAGGAATAGAGCTGATCAGGCTTGTTCTtctagatgaagatgctgaCAATCCGTTGAGAGGTATAAATGTGGatgctgctggtggtgctAGTAAGGTGTTGAAGATGTTGGCCgagaaggtgggtcataGCCTTCAAGCATAATAAGGGAAGTGAGACTAATCTTCAATGTTATATAGACAAGGGCAGAGCAGTCTCCCTCCGGTACGCCACCTCCGGCTAGGTCAGCAGAAcaggaagaaaagaaggaaggtgtaGTAGCGAAGCGGAAGATAGAACAGCTGGCATGTGAGTTGTTCTGTACCCGGCTTCATATTTAGTAGACAGAGACGCTAATTTGACATAAAACTCTCAGACAACGCATCAAACTTCAGTTCAGGTATGGCAGCAGCGTCTCTCACCAGTACATCCTTGAACCCTCAGGTGAAGTCAGAAAGAGCGATGTTTGACGAGGAAGAATGTGAGCAATTTTTATAAGTCAATCCTTCCTTAGTAAGAGGACTGTTATAGCTGATCGAATGAGCGTGTCTAGTCATGTTTGAAGAGATGTCAAGACCCACCAAGGAGAAAGACCGTCTGAAGTCGAAAGCCTACGCGACGATACTGACAAATTTCGGTGGATTGAATGTCGAATTACACGGTGACAGAGCTCCTAAGACGGTCTACAACTTTGTGCAGCTGGCTAAATCTGGCTACTACGATAATGTAATATTCCATAGATTGATACCGGGATTCATGGTGAGTGCTTTTCAACTTCTGACTTTGCTATGACAGCCGCAACATCGTTGTGTTTGGCCAACGAGCgtccctcctctttcctgGCTTTCGTCCCCACTTCGACCCACATCCCTTTCTGCCTTGAATCTGCCTTTCTCGCCTccgctcttcctccatcaGTCGTGCAGGCTTCAGCTAACCTATTGTTGAACATTGACAGGTACAAGGTGGTGATCCAACGGGTACCGGACGAGGTGGGAAATCATTCTGGGGAGAACCGTTCAGGGATGAATATAATGAGAAGGGAGCTTACAAGCATGATGGCAGAGGTGTATTGGTGAGCTACAATAAATCATTCTGCCGTGCGCCTCGGTGTACAGCTGACCTCCCTGGTCTGTTTATTTCACAGTCAATGGCAAACAGCGGGCCACGTACAAACTCCTCTCAATTCTTCATAACGTTCCGAGAGACGGCTCATCTCAACGGAAAACATACGGTATTTGGGAAATTGGTAGGAGGCGAAGATGTGCTGGATAAGATTGAACGTGTTGCAGTGCGGCCTGGGGGTGATAGACCCGTGAAGGATATTGTGATACTGGGCGTGAATGTGTGAGTCATAGACATCACTACAAAACAACGGGGCAGTCCAGCTGAACTCGAAATCGTGGTTGGACACAGCCTGCAAGACCCCTTTGAAGCATATCAAGAACGTCTCAAAGCCCGCCTAGCTCGCCAGGACCAATCTGATGAAGCTATACGCAAGAGGGCGATGgcaaaggaagagagggagaaagacaGGACAACATGGCTGGGTACAGATCTAGGTGTAAAGGGAGAATCAAAATtacagaaggagaagagaaagattgAGGATTTGGGTAGCAGTGGTGTGGGCAAGTATCTGGCCAGTGGGAATGCCAAGAATGGTGCTGGGAAAGTACCTGAAGTGTTGGATTATGGAGGGGgaaatgagaagaagaagaaggcgaagggtgggtttggggatTTTTCAGGGTGGTAGATCTTGTGTGTGGGTGTAATAGTAATGTACTATCTTGCATATTTGTCTTGACTGTACTAATGAATTGACTACGCTACTTGACTACTGTATGAAGCGATATCGACTAATCATTGACAGAACGAAAATTGATAATCCTGACATTATCGATGTGAATAACTAAATCCAATCCGTATAGGTCTTGCTGATCTTCAGGTAGGTTATCGTCGGTCGAAGTATGATCCAACAATTCAACCTGTTCAAGTATCTCATCAAGGTTGACATCCCTTAATCCTAACACAACGATGAACATCTGCAACCCCGTCGGCAAATTATCCAAAAGCCCATCCTCATACTTCGCCCTAGATTCCTCTCTCCTATCTACATCAAGCACCAGAACaacctcttcaatcttctccCAAAACCTCTTACCATGATTCGAACAGACCAAAGGGAATGGCGAGGGTGTATTGATGTACCTCATCCCACTGACAATCAACCGTCTGGGCTGTAAATTGAAAAGATGGGAACATGATCTGCTAATGGGATAATAGGGGTATCGCTGAGCATCGGGTTTACAATAACTCCATCCGATGGGTGATTTCCTGTGTATGGTGAGATGAAGTGTATCTAGGTTTGGTAGGTCTAGAgaatgggtgggatggggatgcGGGTAGGAGTCGGAATGGGCGGGTATGGATAGGTTTTTGATGTAGATGCGGGGATCGGGTTTCCACTCTTTGTCTTGGTCTGAGGCGGGGAGGGGTGCTAAGAGGATCGGGGGAAGGCATTCTGGGTGGGTGAGGTTTAGGGTTATGAATTTGTATAAGTGGGGAAGGCATTGGAGGTAGGTTGGTTTGGAGAGTTGGAGAAGCTTGAGCAAGGTAGATGGGGggcagaaggggaggatTTGGTGGAGGATATCATGGCTGAAGATCggttggtgatggtgttggCTGTCGGTGAGCACATCTCTGTCGGTCAGATAAGCTGCGGTGCGTGTCTCCTTGACCGGATGGAGGGACGGGACACTTGGGAGTGATCGAGGTGTGTCACGCGACTTGGTCAGATGGTCGTGCGATTGGTAATTTGACTGAGTGAATCACGGGAATCGATACTCAGTTTTGCTTATTTCTGTAAGTGATTCATGATTGTatacactcacctcaaacTTCTGTTGCCACCCCTCTACGAGGTATTTATGCGAGGCCATCATTATAGTTCGACGAAGCAGGGTGAGTCGATACCTGAGCTGGACTTTGTTGGAGTGAACCGGGTTGGATTGTAAGGCTAGTAGATGAGGTTGGAATAGTGTATCATATAGAACAGATGTTTCCCTCCCATATGcatatggtatatatatggGGATCGACTCGatcattctcccttcttaCGTCTCTTCAACCTTGTATACATCAGCGGAGAAAGCTGAGACACTGCACATTTTACATTTCATCCCGATaactatcatcatcaccatcaccatcggTATTTGTGCAATTTAAATTTGATCAGGTATCTCATATTCATGTTTCAGTAACCGTCATCTTCTACCCTtgtcatcaacatcaaaatcAACTCGGAC comes from Kwoniella bestiolae CBS 10118 chromosome 1, complete sequence and encodes:
- a CDS encoding peptidyl-prolyl cis-trans isomerase-like 2, which translates into the protein MGHNSDKMYVTHSEHASGGHTASSTGKRAETGKSEFLRLPFDCCALSLQPFKNPVAVIAETEPGEQPRADVFDLLNIVPYVRKYKSNPVSGKSLETSQLIKLNFFKNAEGNMHDPITYKVFSPHIHIVFLKNTGNVFDMASLQLLAIKPKTWRDLVNDEPFKREDIITIQDPQNLAARDLREYDYVKKDKKVSDEDADNPLRGINVDAAGGASKVLKMLAEKTRAEQSPSGTPPPARSAEQEEKKEGVVAKRKIEQLAYNASNFSSGMAAASLTSTSLNPQVKSERAMFDEEEFMFEEMSRPTKEKDRLKSKAYATILTNFGGLNVELHGDRAPKTVYNFVQLAKSGYYDNVIFHRLIPGFMVQGGDPTGTGRGGKSFWGEPFRDEYNEKGAYKHDGRGVLSMANSGPRTNSSQFFITFRETAHLNGKHTVFGKLVGGEDVLDKIERVAVRPGGDRPVKDIVILGVNVLQDPFEAYQERLKARLARQDQSDEAIRKRAMAKEEREKDRTTWLGTDLGVKGESKLQKEKRKIEDLGSSGVGKYLASGNAKNGAGKVPEVLDYGGGNEKKKKAKGGFGDFSGW